In the genome of Leptotrichia trevisanii DSM 22070, the window CCGCCTGAGCTTGCCGCAGATATTCTGGATAACGGAATTGTAATGACTGGTGGAGGTTCATTAATCAAAAACTTTGTTGACATGATGGAAAAAGAAGTTGGAATCAAAGTGTTCTTATCTCCAAATCCATTGGATTCAGTAGTTTTAGGTGGAGGAGCTGCATTTGACAACAAAAAATTATTAAGAACTCTTCAAATGAAAGAAAATTAATAATATCTGTTGTTAATCTAAAAAAGAGAAAATGAGAAAAAATGAAATTACAGGAAATAACTGAAAAATTTAACAATGAAATAAATCAGGATAAAATAAGTGCAAGTTATCTCTTTTATGGCGATAAGAGAGTTGACTTGCTTTCTTATGCACTAATGTTTTCAAAAATGATTATGACAAAGGATGTGCAGAATGACTCTGAAAAAGAGAAAATAGAACGGCTTATTAATAATTTCCAGCATCCTGACATTGAAATAATAAATAAAAGCAATGAAAACATAAAAATTAACGAAGTTCGGGAAATCATCTACTCATCAATAGAATCTTCCTTTAATTCGCCAAAAAAAATATTTATCCTGTGCGGAATCGAAAACTTGCGAAAAGAATCTTCAAACGCTCTTTTAAAAATTTTGGAAGAACCCCCACAAAATGTATACTTCATACTTCTATCAAGAACATTAAACATCATTTCCACAATAAAATCCCGTACAATCAAATTTCATCTATCTGGAATGAACAACGATGAACTGGGAGTCAGCAAAGAAATTTATTATTTTTTTGACGGAAATGAAAATGATATTTTGGAATTTAAAAAACAAAATCTCTCACTTGATGATATTGAATTTAAAATTAATACTGTAGAAGATATTTTACAAATTATTTTTGAGATGAAAAATTATGCAACTGGAGAACTGGTTATAAAAAATAATCTGGATTTGACGATAAAATATAATAAAAGCATTGAATTGCTGGCACGTCGAATACGTTTTTGGGATATCGAAAATGTATATTTTTTTATAAATGAAATCGAAAGCGAACTGAAAAAGGAGAAAGAATTTCTGATAAATTTTCTTTCAAAAATCATTATAAATGTGAAGTATTCTGTGGGATCAAACGAATTAAGAAAACTGATAAATTTGAAAAATAGCATTAGAAGCAATGTAAATGTAAAAAGTGTGATTTTTAACTTTTTTGATATTTTGCAAAGTTCTTAAAACTAATTGAATAAAATTAATAATACTAAACCCCATTTAAAAATAGGAATATATTTTTATAATGGGGATATTTAATAACTAATTTATAATCATTCAATTAAATTATTTTTTAACTATTTTGATTAATAAATATTTTTTTATATTATTATATTTTTTCTTTTTATTTTCGTAGGATTGCTCATTGCCGCAAATCCTACAACCTATGGCTAGTCTACGACATTTATTCTGTACTGACAAAAAACTCGCTGTGCTCAAACAGTTTTGCCAGCACAGAAAAATGCTCCGACGGACTTAGTTTATAAAAAATGAAAATCATATTTTAATTATTTGAAAATATTAGGTTTTTATTCTTTTCTAGAAAATTTTGTAATAAATCTGTTATTTAAATAGAAAATAATATTAATTTAGACTACTCTGTTTAATAATTGTTTATTTAATTTAATTTAATTTTATTTATATTTAGTTTTTTTATGTAAAGGTATCAAACACCATGCCCTTACAACCCCGCTTCTCGAATTTCAATTTTACAGTAAAAGACAAAACTCGCTTTTAACAAAAGTAATTTTAATTTCATAAGGTTATTACCAACTTAAATATAATAGAAAAGCTCAAACAAGTTGTCTTTTACTGAAAAATTAGAATCTCGAAAATTTATAATAACTATTTTTCTTTAACTAAGATAAATTTTTTAGTTTTAAAAACCGACGGAGCTTTTATTTGTTCAACTACGACTATTTGACGACTGGAAGGAGGAGTTTCGTAGTTGGGCAAATAAAAGTCGTAGTCTAGCCATAGGTTGCAGGATTTGCGGCAATGAGCAATCCTGCGAAAAATAAAGAAAAACATAATAAAAATAGTAAAAACTATTATTAAACAAAATAATCTAATATTAAATCCTGTTAAGA includes:
- a CDS encoding ATPase, whose protein sequence is MKLQEITEKFNNEINQDKISASYLFYGDKRVDLLSYALMFSKMIMTKDVQNDSEKEKIERLINNFQHPDIEIINKSNENIKINEVREIIYSSIESSFNSPKKIFILCGIENLRKESSNALLKILEEPPQNVYFILLSRTLNIISTIKSRTIKFHLSGMNNDELGVSKEIYYFFDGNENDILEFKKQNLSLDDIEFKINTVEDILQIIFEMKNYATGELVIKNNLDLTIKYNKSIELLARRIRFWDIENVYFFINEIESELKKEKEFLINFLSKIIINVKYSVGSNELRKLINLKNSIRSNVNVKSVIFNFFDILQSS